One part of the Solanum dulcamara chromosome 8, daSolDulc1.2, whole genome shotgun sequence genome encodes these proteins:
- the LOC129899418 gene encoding protein LIGHT-DEPENDENT SHORT HYPOCOTYLS 4-like, protein MASNHLHKESKIEIISASSSSTSAPASSSSSRYENQKRRDWNTFGQYLTNHRPPLTLSRCSGAHVLEFLRYLDQFGKTKVHLLMCPFYGHPNPPAPCLCPLKQAWGSLDALVGRLRAAYEENGGMPETNPFGARAVRLYLREVRDLQSKARGVSYEKKKKRKRPPPPPPSQQLSTSVQLPLPLSSPPLSGKAALPFEL, encoded by the exons ATGGCTTCGAATCATCTTCACAAGGAAAGCAAGATCGAGATTATTTCTGCTTCTTCTTCATCTACTTCTGCACCGGCATCTAGCTCAAGTAGCAGATACGAAAATCAGAAGCGACGGGACTGGAACACGTTTGGTCAGTACCTGACAAACCACAGGCCTCCCCTCACGCTTTCTAGATGCAGTGGTGCTCACGTCCTTGAATTCCTTCGTTACCTTGATCAATTCGGAAAGACTAAAGTTCACTTACTG atgtGTCCGTTTTATGGGCATCCGAATCCACCAGCACCGTGCCTGTGTCCGCTAAAACAAGCTTGGGGAAGCCTAGACGCACTGGTAGGACGACTTAGAGCGGCGTATGAAGAAAATGGAGGAATGCCTGAAACGAACCCTTTTGGTGCTCGTGCTGTTAGGCTTTATCTTCGTGAAGTTCGTGATTTGCAGTCTAAAGCAAGGGGAGTTAGTTacgagaagaagaaaaaacggAAACGtcctccaccaccaccaccatcgCAACAGTTGTCCACTTCGGTACAACTGCCACTGCCACTGTCATCGCCGCCACTTTCAG GTAAAGCTGCACTACCATTTGAGCTATGA